The genomic stretch AAGTTCATCACGAGAATAGGCTTCTCTGAACCGTTTTGCGTTCGGACCACGACATCGTTTTTTACACAGGAAGGATTCAACTCCCTCACACCCGAGAATAAATAGCGGTAATCAATGTCAGCGTCGGCAAGCTCGGAGAGATGATACATTTGGGAATAGTCGTAGGTTGGCACCCATGCGATCCTCCCCTTCTCGGCAGTCGCTCGGTCAAATAGGCTGGATTCGTAAAAGTTACCGGGCGGATAGGTATTCTTCGATTTGCTTCCGTATACGAAGGCACGGGTCACCAATTCGACCGAGTAGAGGTCGTTCGACTGTGCGAAGTAACGATTCAGAATACCCGTTACCCGATCATCCGTCAGGAGCAACTGCATCTCGTCGGAAGGCCCCTTGCCGTCAAAAATCTGAAATAGATCGCATTCCACCATGAGAGAAAGGCTATTGTCTTGAACAATGCTTATCCGCTCATCGATGATCTGATTGTTCTTTTTCACAATTTCGAGCACATTGCTGCGGGCAAGATCCAGCATAATCTCTTTGCTAGTATAATAATAGCCCGCACTCAATATGGCCAAGGGAAGCGTAATGAGCACGATATAGGAAAGAATTAGTTTGTTTTTGAGTCTCATATTCTCACCTACAGGACGATGTTTTTCCGAAATTCTTCCGGAGTGAAGCCAGTCTCTCGTTTGAACATCCGTGTAAAATATCCGGCATCTCGAAACCCCACGCTAAGCGCTATCTCCGAAACCTTTTTTTCACCATCATACAGCAGCTCCTTGGCCTTATCTATCCTCAGCCGAAGCAAATATTCAGTGAATGTCATGGATGTATGGGCCTTGAAAAAGCTGCTGAAGTAAGCGGGGCTGAAAAAAAACTTTTTAGCGACAACTTCAAGGGAAAGATCCTGCATGTAACGCTCATTGAGATGCGCCATGCACTTCTCAATGATTTGCTGATTCTTGTTGTTCTTTCGCTTTTCCATACCATCGATAATCCTGTGAATATAATGGCGCGCCTTCTCCTTAATATCTAGAAGCGTCTTACAAGCGGGAATTTGGAACTCCATCTCCGCGATTAAGTTCGTAACATCCTCATTCCGAAGGAACGCAGCATTTGCTTTCATAAGATCGAGCAATACGTATAAAATACTCTCCTTCAAGTGAACGGGAGAAGGAAAATCGTCGTGAAGCATCCGGTCGATTATCGTATCAAGCGCAAGGATAGTCTGCTCCATATTAGACTGATTCAAGGCGGTGGAAATGTCCGTTTCAATAGGAAATATTTTTAAGGCTGGCTTATAGGGGTTGTAAGCGATTTCATTATGAAAAATAAGATTTCCATTTCCGCAGTAAAACATATATTCGATCGCATTACGGGCCTGTTCGAAAGAAAGACGGGCGTTTCGGTAAAGATTAGTGACATGCCCGCCTACACCGATGGATACAGTGAGACCGAATTCGATTCGAATTTGTTCGATGAATGCGGATAACCGTTCGACGTCTCGCTTCATTAACCATTCCAACGGATTATTGTGAGCGATCACAGAAACCAATATCGTTTCAGATCCATCCAGATAGAACAAAATAGAAGACCCCATTGATTGAAGGGCTTGATGCATCCAGACTTTAAAACTCGTTTTCACTTCATTAAAATCCACGGGGGAATAAGCTTGTCCAACTTCTTGTATGTCTAATTTAGCAAGCACAACGAATCCAGCATACCCAAGGGGAAATGAATTTTCTATTTCATGAAGCTCTTCTTCGCCGGCCGCCGACTGCATCCAACGATTAAGCAAATGCTGCTCGTACACAGGCATGGTCGAATCTAGCTTTTGTTTTAGATTCTCCTCATATCGACGGAACTCGTAGTCCTTCTCGAACGCGGCATCAAGTTTCGCTAGCATGTCTACCATAACTTTTTGCTCCAACGGTTTCAATAGATAGTCAAAAGCTCCTAACTTAATCGCTTGCCTAGCATAATCAAAATTACCGTAGACGCTCAGAATGACCACCTTTATGGACTCCATCCGTGTTCCCAAGTTCTCGATCAGCTCGAGCCCGTCTATTTTAGGCATCCGAATATCCGTTAGCAAGATATCTATACGGTTGGCATCTATGATCCGAAGCGCCTCTTCCCCATCCTTGGCTACGAAGACTCGGTAATCCGGACGCAGCGTCTTGATCATATCGGTGATGCCTCGTCTGTGAAGCGGTTCATCGTCAGCAACAAGAACATTGTACATCTCAGTCATCCCCATTCCTCTGGTTATAACATTTTTCCTCATTATAACATGATGGCTACATTCGAATTCGCAAGATGAATGATCTTGCCTACATCACATCTCCAAAAAGAAAGGTACCCTTAACTACCTCTTTTGACAGGTAGTTAAGGGCTCTTTTGATATCATTAATTATTCGTGTGTGCTTCTAATCCCAATGCCAGAGCGCCGCATAAACCTGCATTATCTCTCAGTCCGGGCGGCACGATGTAACTTTCGATCTCAGCAGTTAACTCGGCCAATTGGATATAGCGATTCAAATTGTGCTGAACTTCGGCGCGTATCATCGGGTACAAATGCTCCTGATGCATGACCCCGCCGCCCAATATAATCTTCTTGGGAGCCAGCGTCAATACGGTATTCGTGACAGCTTGGCCGATATAGAATGCTTCGATTTTCCATGCAGGATGATCGGTCGGCAGCTCACTGCCCTTCAATCCCCATCTGCGTTCGATAGATGGACCTGCTGCCATTCCTTCCAGGCAGTCTCCGTGATAGGGACAGCTTCCCTCGAAGCCGTCATCCGGATGGCGCCTGATCAGCACATGCCCGCCTTCAGGATGCATAAGTCCATGAATGAGCTTTCCTTCTGCGACCACGCCTAAACCTACACCCGTTCCGATCGTATAGTAAACGCAGCTATCCAGCCCTTTCGCACTTCCCCAAGTCGCTTCGGCCAACGCCGCCGCATTAACATCCGTATCCCAGCCGAATGGCAAATCGAATTCCCGCTTTAATGTGCCCAAGAAGTCATAATTCGACCAGCCTGGCTTCGGAGTGGACGTCACGTAACCATACAAAGGATTGGAAGTATCAATATTAATAGGTCCAAACGTCCCTATGCCTATGGCACTGACTCGTTTGTCCTGAAAATAACTAATGATCTTTTCCAGTGTCTGATCCGGCGCTTCAGTCGGAAAACTAACTCGGTCTTCAATAACACCACGTTCATTCCCTATGCCGCAAACGACTTTTGTTCCTCCTGCTTCAATTGCCCCTACGTACATGGCAAGCATCTCCTTTACTTCTTCGTTCTCTTCATCACTTTCGTTCTGATGGCATTCACGAGTTAGTCTGGGAAAAAGCGATTACGCATGTCACCCAAAAACCGAACTCCGTCCTCGGTCAAGCTCTTATTGTCCGGAGCCAACTGCCGCCAAACGTAACCTCCCCTTGATTCCACAACGCATTCTAGCGATGCGTATCCGTCATAACGAATATCCCTCAAAGCTTCATAAATTCCCTCCCAATCCGTATGCCCGGTTCCTGGAACCCCCCAATCGTTCTCGTTGAGGTGGATATGACCGAGCGCATTTCCCGCCTGCAGAATCGCAGCCTTCATCTGCTTCTCTTCGATATTCATATGATACGTATCGAGATGCACCTTGACGTTCGGCTCACCAATCATCGCCATAAGCGACAATGCTTGCTCACATGTATTCAAGACGAATGTTTCATACCGGTTGATCGGTTCGAGTCCAATCGTTACCCCTAACATGCCGGCATATTGCGCAACTTCTTTTAGACCATCGGCAACGATCCGCAGTAGTTCCTCCGATGGCCGGTCCGGGTGCATTTTCATGTGCAGCGCATAGATGACTCCTCCGAAAAAGGTTGCTCCCATTTCACTTGACAGGCGAACGCACTCCTTCAAATATCCTATGCCCGACTCGCGAATACAGGGATCCCCGCTTGTAATATCATGTGCAGGATTTATTATTAAAGCGGAAGTGACCGACTCGAGACAGGAATCCCTCAGCTTCTTGCGCGTCGCCTCTGTATCGATTCCCTCGTGTTTCGTTAAAGGTATCTCAATAAAGTCGAGTCCCAGCTTCTTCACCTCATCAATGACAAACAAAGCGGAATTGTTCCATTGTCCGCACCATGCAGATGCGTGCATACCCAATTTCATTCTCATCACTCCCGTCAAGAATGCTGCTCTTTGTATTCGTTCGGTGTCATGCCGAGGCGTTTCTTAAACACCTGAATAAAGTAACTCATGTCCTTGTAACCTACGAGCTCAGCCACCTCGTACACCTTCTTTGAACCGTTCGCCAAGAGCAACTTCGCCCGCTCCATACGGACATCGGTGAGATTTTCCATAAACGTCTTGCCCGTTTCCTTACGAATCAGCCGACTCAAATAAGCCGTGCTCAATTTGAAGCGGTCCGCTAGCATATCCAGAGAGATTTCGTCCTCGTACTCGCCTTCGATCAGCTTCATGATCTCCTTGACGGAGGAACCCAGATTGGATTGCCGTGCGGCGTTGACGACTTGTGCAATCAACTCAAACATATGCAAACACTCGCTGAATAAACGATCCACGGTCGCAAACGATTCTGACTTAGAGAAGGGTAAGGCCGCTTGCATCAGCCGATCGACCAAATCCGGATTAAATTGTCCGATTATCCGTACCGAACCAAATGCCAATTCCATTAGAGAAATTTTCAGATGCTGGATCTCTACACCTCTTGATAAACCTACATTCCGCTTAATTCGATCGACGACCTCACGGACCTTCTCGATATCGCCGACCCTTAAACCGTTAATGATATCCTGCTTGTCTTCCTCACCGAAAATATAGGCGCTCTCCGATGTTTTTGAGATATCCCGAAATCGAACAATCGAGTCATCGCCCAGAAAAAATTTATGGTTCAATGCTTCAACCGATTGCAAATATGCCTGATTGATCTGCTCGATCTGGTCTCCTTTATTCGATATGCCGATAGAGACAGTGAAGGGCAGAAATGTGCGTATCCCTTTCTGGATATCCAGCCCGATATTCATCGATAGCCTCTCACACATGTCGACATTATGTTCTTGTTCGAAAGAGAGGACGATGCTGAACAGATCGTGATCGAAATCAATAATCGCCTGTTTATCCACTTTATTAGCCGTTTCCTCCGCGATGTTCATAACAGCGAATTCGAATAAGGTTCTGTCCTCGCTTGAGTATTGCTGCTCAAACGCTTTACGGTCATCAATCTGAACCGACATCACCACATAATGATCAATCGTGATTCCAAAAGAGGCAAGCCTGGCCTTAATTACGGTAGGCGTATATAAATGACCGTGGAGCAAGTCATGTACCAGCTTGTTTTTCAGTAGTGGAACCGCCGATTGCATCTGAGTACGGAGCTGATCATAATCATTCTGCGATTTCGTCCTCTCCTGAATTTCCTGAACCAGCTTGCGGACGGTCGCCTCAAGCTCATCGAACTTCGTCGGCTTCAGCAATAGATCGTGAATGCCGATATGCATGGCGGTCTTGGCATAGTTGAAATCCTGATAGCCCGTTAACATCAAAATCTCAATCTCTGGATAACGCTCTTTCACCTTTTCTGCAAAAGTAAGGCCATCCATTCCCGGCATCCGGATGTCTGTTATGATAAAGTTGGGACGCACCTCTTCCACCACTGCCAATCCGTCTTCCCCATCTTCCGCTTCCCCAGCTACGATGCAGCCCCATTGCTCCCAAGGCATACTTTTCAAGCCTTCACGGATTAACGGCTCGTCGTCTACGATGATTAGTTTCAACATCACTTTTCCTCCATCGACAAGCCGGGTGCGATACGGATTTGCACATTCGTACCTTCCCCCAGCTTGGAATTAATCGTCACCCCGTATTCCATCCCATAAATATAACGGATCCGTTGATGCACGTTTCGCACACCGATCCCGCTTCCTTTAGCTTCAGGCCCCTCCAACTGTTCATCTGCCAAGAGCTTGGCTGCCTGTTCAGTATCCATGCCGATTCCATTATCCTCAACAGTAAACATAATACAGTCGTCAAGTCTGTGACCTCGTATATGAATAACTCCTTTTCCTTTCTTGACCTGTACCCCATGCAAAAGTGCGTTTTCCACGATCGGCTGAAGAATAAGTTTTGGAATGACAACTGAGAGCAAATCATCGTCCATATGAATTTCAGTTTCAATCCGATCACCGAATCTCACCTTCTGAATGTACAAATAATCAGAGATATATTTCATCTCTTCCTCAATCGTAATGTACTCCTTCTCCGTGCTAATGCTAATTCTCATTAAGTCGCCCAATGCAGAAACCATGCGGCAGATCTGTTCAACGCCGTTCGTCTTAGCCATCCAGTTGATCGATTCCAAAGTATTGTACAGAAAATGCGGATTGATTTGTGCTTGCAATGCTTTAAACTCCGACTGCTGAAGCATGATTTTGCCTTTATAAGCATCTTCAATAAGCGTGTGGATCTGGTTGACCATATGATTGACGCCAGTGCTTAGAATACCGATTTCATCATTCCCATCCACTGGGAACGTTACGTTCAAATCACCCATCTGCACTTTTTTCATCGGCCTTAGCATCCTTTTGATCGGAAGGGTAATAGTCTGCGCGAAGACACGGGCGAGCAAAAATGCGAAAAGCATAATGATCAGCGTCACAACAATGATCCAATTCCGGACCGCATGGCTGTCCTTGTACAGTCTTTCTACCGAAATAATGCCGATCGTTTTCCAGCCCGTATATTCCGAGGTTTTGAAAGAAACCAAATACTCCCTATCCACTATCGTCTGGATGGATGAACCTGAATGGGAAGCGATCGACTTTCGAAAGGCTTCATCGTTGAAGTATTCACTGAGTGGCTCAGCTGGGGTCACAGATCCCCCTTTTTCATCCATTAACAAAACGGAGCCGCTTCGATCAAAATTGACGTTCCTTAGCAAATTGGAGACCGTTTCGAATTTCATGCTGATGATGACCGTTCCTAGCGGCTTCGTGGCCATTTGCAATTCGTTAATTTCCCGTACGGCTCGTAACAACCCTTCGTTCTTCGCGTTATTTATCCATTTCGTTTTGCCACGGTAGGCGGATGCAGCCTTTATATATTGCTGAAGCTCCACTTCATTTTCCTGATCGTTGAAGCTGCTCGGTACTTTGATGACCAAACCGTTCCTGCCATAAATCTCAATCGAACGCATAATTTGGCTATTGTAATGCGTGATCATGATCGATTCGATCTCATTGACCGCCGCGATCCTTTCCCTCTCAGTCATTTCATCGAGCTCCGTATTCAGCACTCGTTGAATGCTCTGATCAAAAGCTAGAATGCCAGATAGCTCATCTATGCGCTGCAGCGTGTAATCGACACTGGTCGATATTTGCCCTACGATCTCTACATTGTATTGGCTCGTCTTGTCACCTAGAATGACGGCGGACTTATAGTAAGAGGAAATGCCTACGCTTAGCACCGAGATCATAATGATCAAGACGAAACAGATAAAGATCTTATCCTGAATTTTCAAATCCTTGAATCGTTGATATAGCTTTCTTAAAATCATCTTCAAATCAGCCCCTACCGGTCCTTCCCGATTATGAAATCAAGCATACAACACTGGCCATAGAATGGACAATGTCGTATGCTTTGATTCGAAAGCTGATGATCGCTTATTTCCTAAACGACAGCTCAACCATTTGGTGACCAGTAATTTTCGGCACAAGGAATTCAATGCGACCGTCTTTAGTCTCATAATCAAGCGGCTTGTTATCGGGAACAAGTAATACTCCCGTCACGTCCCGATCTACTTTGACGGATATACGCGTGTCGTGAAGTGGAATGACATCCTCAATAATGTCCATCGTCTTACTTCGACGTTCCGGGATATAATGAAGCAGATGCACGACCTGACGATTCTCTGCAGCTTGCTCGTTCACCGTAGCCAGCAACGTCGACGGACCGTTATGCTTCAAGAGCGGATCCGGCAGCAGCATGTTCAGCGCGTTCCGGACAAGTGTTTTGACCCACAGCGGCGCGTTATCATGGTATTGACCGAAGACCGGATGAATGAAGTAGATAACGCGGCCCTTCTTCACAATCGCCGGATAACCGACCTTGCCCGACGAAGGCGAATGCAGATGCGAGCTAAACTGTTCAAACGACCGGTTGAATACGGATTCAATAGCATCGGCCAGCCTTTCGCCTCCTTCCGCCTCAACCCAAGCGCCTTGTTTATACATAACGTGCTCCGCTTGCTTCAAGCCACTTCCGATATCACCAGACGGCACGATGAAGTCTGGGCTGTACGGAGCGTTCCCTTTATAACGCACGCCCCATGCGGGAAGAGTAAACATAGTTTTCTCCGGATTCAAGCCCGATTCGAACGAAGCAATGATGGAGCCTCCATTGTCGAGATAATGCTGCAAACGCCGTCCGAACTCTTCCGAGACCGGAATGACATCCGGAAGAATCAGTACTTTGTACTTCAAGAAATTTTCCGCGGAATCGATGAAATCGAACTGGTGGCCGCTCTCCTGCAGCATACGGCATACGCCCTCGGACGCTTCCGGCAGATGGCCGGTGTCCGCTCCATAGAACTCCTCAGGAGTAAACACGCCAATATCGGTTACCGCAACCACCTCGCGGCACCATGACTCCTTCTTCTCAACCTGTGAGTAAACCTCTCCTATCAATTCATACATCGCCTCTGACAGGACTCCGGACGGCTCCAACTGGTCACCGATGTTGCACTTGGAGCCTTGCGCGAGCATGTTGTAGCATTCGAATTCGAGCGCAGCCTTGTTGCGGAAGGAAGAGTTATCGCCCCACGACGTATGGAACCTTCCAGTCATGCCGACCGTCTCTTTGCCTAACGTACGGATATATTTTACTGAAACCGGGAAATCCATATAACCCCATGGACCGCCTGGCAACGATTCAAACGCGGCATACGTGTAATCATCCAGTACCGGTTTATCGACCCGCCCGACATGCCCTTTATTGTAGAATATATTGTAATCCGGGTTGAAGGCTCGCACCTGCGCGCTCATGTCCTGCACCCAATCGTGGTATGTGATCTCGGAGTATGCTTTACGGTCAGCCGCATTTTTTGGATTCAGTCCGGCCTCACGCATTCCTTTCATACAGGTCGGACACACGCATTCGACTACAAAGGATGCATCAAACCATACACCCTCTGCCGGAATTTCTTCCATCACTTCCTGCAAATTTTCCTTTAGGAACTGACGGTACCCTGTATTGACGCAAAGATTTCGATAGAATCCGGCTTCGAGGTAGCCCCTCTTCTCATAATCACTGTATCTGCCTTCAGCATCGATTGCTACCCATTCTGGATGCTCGTTATAGGAGTAAACATCCCAACGTACAGTAACATAAAGGTTGACGTGAATCCCGCGTGCGCGGCACGCCTCGACTTGCTGCTTTAGCATATCCCGACTCTTAAGATGTGGATGTACTCGCTCCGGAAATTTCTTCGAGTCGTAATAGATCATCCCGTGATGACATCTAACGAATAGATTAATAGAATCGACTCTTGCATCATCCAACGTCTTGGCGAATTGCTTCGCATCGAACCCCGATCCAATCCCCTCGATCAGCTCGCTCGTGTGAAAATCCAGATGTATTTGACGAAAACGCACTTCATTGACCGTCATTTGTAATTCCTCCCGATCTTATATAGGTTATAACTATTTCGATTTATGATTTCACTGCGCCAGCCGTCATGCCGGAGATAATACTTTTGCTAAGTAAAAAATATACGATAAAGGTCGGTGTTACCGTCAGCATAATCGCGGAGAAGGTCGCGCCCCAGTCCGTCATACCGTAGTTGCCGACGTAGTCGCGCAAACCGAGCGTAATGGTCAGCATATTTTTCGAGTGCAAGAAGGTGAAAGGGAAAATAAATTCATTCCAAGCGAAGACGCCATACAACGTCGCAACCGTCACCAGAATATTTTTGGACATCGGCAGCACGATACTTACAAACAGCCGGTACATCGGGGCCCCGTCCATGACCGCGGATTCCATCACTTCATTCGGTACATATTTATAGAAAGAAACAAAAAGATAGATGGATACCGGAAGCCCGAAACCGATTTGCGGCAAAATGATGCTGGTGTACGTGTCTAGGATATTAAGCTCGCTATAGATCTGATAAAGCGGGATCAGGGTAACCTGAATCGGTACCATTATGCCGAATAAGAAAAAAAGAAGTCCCGCTTTGCGGAATCGAAATCTTAATTTTTCAAGTGCGAACCCAGCCATCGCGCTCAAAACAAGAATACCCAAAAGTACGAAAACGACTACAATGAGGCTGTTTTTAAAGTAAAGCAACAGATCGCTTTTAACGATCGCATTAATGTAATTGCCGAAATACAGAGATTTCGGCAGGGCGAATGGGCTGCTGCCGATCCTGAATTCGTCGATCGTCTTGAAGCTAGAGATAAACACCCAAATGATCGGAAAAATCTGAATGGTCAGCATGACCAGCAGAAGGGCGGGAAAGGCGATGCGCCCGACCGTTTTTCGGAGTGCGTCCATTTCAATCATCCTTTTTCATTTGAAATATTTTCATGACCAGTACGACGAGAAGGCAGCATTCGATGGCGATAAAGACGGCGATGGCACTGCCGTATCCATAATACATGCTGCTGAATGCTTGCTTGTACATGTACGTCGCAACCAATTCACTCGACGTACCGGGTCCGCCATAAGTAAGCAGATAAGGAATATCGAACGATTTCAGCGAGCCGTTCAACACGAGTACAATACAAGTGAATATAATGCCTTTGATCATTGGGAGCTTAATGTAACGGTACAACTTCCACCCAAAGGCACCGTCCATCTTAGCAGCTTCCACAACTTCCTCCGATATACTGATTAGAGCGGAATAAAAAATGACCATGTATACAGCGGCAAACTTATAACCTTCTGCAACAGCCGTTATCATAAGCGAACGATCCGGATCGGATAACCATTCTGAATCCAGAAACGAGAGATTAATCCAGCTTAATGCATAATTCAACATACCGACCGGATTAACGGAGAACACGTTCTGAAATATTTGTACGAGAGCAACCGTCGATAAGACCACCGGTGCAAAATAGAGCGTTTGAAAAATTTCACGACCTTTTTTGATTTGGGTTAGCAAAATCGCAATGAACAGTCCTACCGAGACCTGCAAAAGTACATTCACGACCATAAACACAATATTATTTTTAAATACCTGCCAGAACACGTCGTCCTGTGTAAACATCTTGACATAGTTATCCAAACCCGCAAATCGCATAGGTGAAATCCCGTCCCAGTGGAAAAAGCTATAGACGGAGGACCACCCAATAGGCAGCATTACCGTAAAGATGTAAACAAGCAGAGCTGGCAGAAGGAAAACGAGCACATATCTCTTGCGGCTTAAATATTTTTCCATCGTTACTCATTCCCAACCTTTTGGTTTGACCTTAGGGACTTTCAGGCTACCCTGGAGGAGCTGAACAAGGCTTGTTGCCAAGCCTGTCAGGCTTACTAGTTAAGTGCTATTATAGTTAGTTATTTTTGATCCTTGAAAAATTCCGGCGCGTTCTGGCTGATCGCCTTGTCCACCTTCGCGGCAAACTCTTCTGGCGTAATGATGCCAAGAGCCAATTCGATAGCAGCAGTACCTATTACTTCGTTGGAGGCAGGATCCAATTTGTCATCCCATGAGACGCCGCCCTTATCCACCGACTCCAGATCCTTTGAGAAATCTTTAGTCAGTTGGGACATGCTTTCCGGAATGTCGCCGTTCATCGGAGATAGGAATCCACCAACTTCAAACGCAGCGTTATTGTAATGTTCCACTACGAATTTGAAGAAGTCTTTGGTCGGCGCATCAAAGGTTTCCGCATTAAAAGCATACGCCAGACCTGCCGTGATCGACGTTTTTGGCCCGATATTATCGGCTCCGACCACATCGGGTACGAAGAAGTAACCAATCTCACCCGCATCATATTTATCCTTGAACTGCGCAAGCTCCCAAGATCCGTTGTAATGCATAACGGCATTGCCTCCAAGGAAGAAGTTCAGCGTTTGCGTGTAATCCATGCTGCTGAAGCCTTTTTGGAAGTAACCTTCCTTGCCTAGCGTGTACAGCAAATTGGCGGCTTTCATTCCGATTTCGCCCGTAAAGGTCTCATCGCCTGTTTTCAACGTATTGATGAACTCCGTATGAGTAAGTCTAAGCGGGATAAAGGAAAGGTATCGTACCATCTGCCACATTTCCTTGCCGGATACGGCAATTGGAGTGTATCCAGCTTCTTTCAGCTTTGCTGAAGCTTGAACGAACTCGTCGAAGTTGGTAGGCACCTTGATGTTATTCTCTTCGAAAGGTTTCTTGTAATACCAGAAAGCTTCACCGAACTTACCTTCCGGATACAGGTACAAGCTGCCGTCCCCGAAGGAAAGAAAATCAATAGCGGCTTTGTTGAACTTATCGAACATGCCAAACTCTTCAAGCGTTGCCTTCATGTCAACCAGTCGACCTTGCTTGGCTAGATTTTCACTCAGCACGCCATTAGGAATTTTAAAGAAATCGGGCAGCTGATTGCCTGCAATGTATGTTCTGAGCTTTTGGAAATATTGCGTATCATTAGGAATTGACTCAATCTCAACCTCGAAATTCGGATTCACTTCTTTTCGATATTGATCGATGAGCGATTTCATAACACGGTAATCGGCATTATTTTCATTGCCTTTGGTGAAAAAGCGGATTTTCTTAACCGGTTGGCTGTCGGTTGTCGAACCTTCACCGGTATTACCCGCATTGTCTGCAACGGTACTTCCGTTATTTCCACTTGCATTGTTACCGCCACAGCCTATTAACAATCCAATCGACAACGCGAGCACCAACGTCATTGCACCTAATTTTTTCAGTCTTCTCATTTCGCGTCCCTCCAATTTGGTCCCCATGGTTATTGTAGCTACTGAACAACCTTGTACTCTGATTATAGAATTGTCCAATCGCAAAAAAAATCAGAGCATTTTGACATCTCCTATAAGATATTTGCTATAGACGGCAAAAGGCCTCACGAAGGAAGGCGAAGCCTCTAATATAGAAACCCCTTTATCAATTCGGCTCACTCTAACTACTTTCATATCAGGTCTATAGCTTTATAATCGTTTAGTGGACGATACCCGTTTATTTAACCATGACCCGCACACGACACAGATTCAGGACTTGCGTATAGGTGTATTTTAAATAAGCTTCATGCCCCGTAGGATAAGCTTATCGCGTTCTTGAAGGACGGGCGACTAAAGATCGACGATCCGAAGGATACCACTACACTGGACGAACTGTTGCCTTGGCTTATTTAAGATGAAACGGCTGTCGCCGTCCTTTGGCGGCGCTGCGCGTTTCATTCCGAGAAATAGAGAGAGAGTATGGCGAAATGATGTATTTTCTATATTTTAAAAAAAGACGACTTCTCATTCCAATAACTAGGATGAGAGTCGTCTTTTTTCGAGCAAAGTAAAACATACTTTAAAAATCTTCAAGCTCTTCAGTGACCATTCTATCTTTGATTGCTTATGGTAGCATTGCTATTATTAGCAGATAATTCTGATAATGGATCATAAGGGGGGCCCATTTGTGTTCCAACTAACAGTGCGATATCTACCGCGTTCGCAGGAACTCCCCATGAGTTACCTGAAAATACAAATACAGCTCTATCCACTACATATCCGCGAGTATTATAGACAACATTATTCAAGATAT from Paenibacillus sp. FSL H8-0548 encodes the following:
- a CDS encoding extracellular solute-binding protein; the protein is MRRLKKLGAMTLVLALSIGLLIGCGGNNASGNNGSTVADNAGNTGEGSTTDSQPVKKIRFFTKGNENNADYRVMKSLIDQYRKEVNPNFEVEIESIPNDTQYFQKLRTYIAGNQLPDFFKIPNGVLSENLAKQGRLVDMKATLEEFGMFDKFNKAAIDFLSFGDGSLYLYPEGKFGEAFWYYKKPFEENNIKVPTNFDEFVQASAKLKEAGYTPIAVSGKEMWQMVRYLSFIPLRLTHTEFINTLKTGDETFTGEIGMKAANLLYTLGKEGYFQKGFSSMDYTQTLNFFLGGNAVMHYNGSWELAQFKDKYDAGEIGYFFVPDVVGADNIGPKTSITAGLAYAFNAETFDAPTKDFFKFVVEHYNNAAFEVGGFLSPMNGDIPESMSQLTKDFSKDLESVDKGGVSWDDKLDPASNEVIGTAAIELALGIITPEEFAAKVDKAISQNAPEFFKDQK